The DNA window TCTCGGCGTTCCAATAGCGCATTTTGGAGATCAGGGTTGATTGGGATGGTCCGTCCCTCGCCTGCCGCCGTCTTGCTCCTCCCTACCGTCAGGTACAAGTTGTCAAAGTTGATGTCCATCCAACGAAGGTGGCGGATTTCGCCAGCCCGCATACCGGTATTCTGCGCTATCACAATGCACAGGCGAATATGCGGGGACCGAGCCTCATTTGCGGCCTGAACGAGCTTTCGCTTCTCTTCAGCAGAATATGCCTTTGCTTTGCTCTTGGATACCTTTAGTTTCAGGGTCTTTTCTTTCTTGAGACGGTTGCGGATGATCGTTCCGCGGTCGCCTAGAAGTCGGAGCAAAAAGCCGACTTCCTCGTTCACCGACTTTGGCGCGGCCTTCTCGAGGAGCCGCGTGTCTTGGTACTCGGTCACCGCTCGTTCGTCGATATCCACTACCATCCGTTCGCCGAGAAGGCGCACTACGTGTCCAACGGCGTATTTCGCGAATGTCGCGCTTTTGTGCCGGAGTCCATAGCTAGTCAGGTAGTCCGCAGCCACTTGCTGGAGCGTTTGGATCTGCAGATGACGGACGTCCTCGACGCTGTTGAACCCCTCTTCAAGCTCGCGTCGCCGCTTTACCTCAGCGAGTTTCGCCACGGACTTGCTGGTTGCCTTAGTCGATTCCTGAATTCTCCGACCTGCGAACCAGAACTCGTACCACCAGACTTTCCCACGTTTGAACAAGGACATTCGCTACACCTCAGGACGCGAACTTCTCGCGTCGTGGCCTTGCTGTTTGCGGTTCCTTCTTGCCGGAAAGTCCTCCACTGGGTAACCCAGCCAACCATTCTTCGAGATCGCGTACCGAGTAGCGAACAAGGGACCCAACCTTGACATATCGGGGTCCTCGATTCTCGACACGCCAGCGGCGCAAGGACGCCAGGCTCACTCTCAATTCCTGGGCCACTTCTCTTTCCGTAAAATAAACAGACATGTCCACCTCCGTCGATCCAGGCTCAAAGTTGGGAGCGGAAGGCCCGCTTGCCCTGGGATTCTTTTAGCCCGAAAATGCTTCACGACAAAGCGACTTGCCGAGCAGTCGTGATGCTTGAAGAGGAATCCCGGAATGGGGTCGTAACGGACGGTAGCGTGGCTAAGGTGATGTTTGTTCGAAGGACACGAATGCGGAGGATTGAAGGGCTATACCGGCCTTGTCGGTCAAATTGGTTCGCCTTTGTTCAGTTTCGTGGCTTGTCTCCACGCCCTTGCGGTCCAAACTGGATCCGCGTGAGCCCATCACCGACGACAGTGAAGGGGCCCCAGAAGTATGGCGTAGCATTGGGGCCGAGGCGACGGCGCATTTCGAGCTTGGCTAGGCGCAGGGCGTCGCTGACATCGCGTCCGGCGGCCAAGTTCGCGTAGAAGCGCTTCATCAGAGCCGCAGTGAATGTGTCGTCCACTTCCCAGAGGGTCGAGACGATGGACCGTGAGCCGGCGTACAGGAAGGCGCGAACGATATTGGCAACGCCCTCCTGGCCTTGGATGCGACCGGCACCGGTGTCGCAGGCGGACAACGTCACAAGGTCAGCGTTGAGCGGGAGCGATTCAATCTCCCGGACCTGGAGTAATCCGTCTTCATGAGCCGCGGCGTCAGAACCGAACACGAGGGCGGAACGATCTGGGAACTTGGAGTCGGCGACTCCGTGAACGGCCAGATGCAAAATCGAAAATGACCGGAGCGGCTGGGATTTGAGGGCCTTCTCAGTCGCGGCCCGTCCATCCAAGACCACCGACTTAGGGCCGGCGAGAGCAGCGATTGCTGCGATCTCATCTGCGGTCGACGGTAGGGCCGTGATACCGCTGCCGGTGGCATCGAACATCCCGCGCGTTTCCCGCGTGGTGTTTGGAGAAGGTCCACTGGCGGGGTACGCCACGTTACCAACTGCAAGCAGGCGTGCGGTTTGAGTCGTGATGGGGCGATTAGTACGAATCAGATGGAGGACGGTCGCGGAGGGCGCTACTGAAATGACCTTTTGATCTCCCAAGTAACCAGTGCGCCCGGATGGGAGGGCATCAAACGGCGTGAGGTGAAGCATTCCGTCAGGGACTAAGATCACCCGCTTACTGCCCAAGATCTCTGGGATGGGCCTGAGCAGTTCGGATGCCAGCGTCACGCCGGAAGGCGCTGCAGACGACTCCTTATTCTTCAACTCACCGTGAAATCGTTGGGCCAGCCCATCAATCGTGGCTTTGCTCGCCAGCTTCTGAATGCGAATGGCAGCCTTTGAAATGACGACGGCAAACGATGCTGGATCTGCCAGCACGTATTCGACGATCAACTCGTCCTCGCGCATGGTCTTGCGTAAGGCATCGAGCGAAACCGGATCGCCCCGAAGAAATTGGTTGAAACGATGCTGATCGAAGTGGAGTGGTGACAACGCCTCTTCGGCCAATGCCAGTTGGTTGAGAAGCTCTTTTCGAATCCGGGGCGTTGCTGCTTGCTGGAGGCGAATTTGCAGAGCGGCGATTTGGCGCTCCGCTGGCGCTTTCGTTCCCTGAGGAGTGGACTGCTGTGTTGGCAAAGATCGAAGGGCGTCTGCCGCGGCACGACCTCGGGCGCGCTCCAGGATCTCGAACGCACGCTGGTTGTCTTTCAGCCCTTCTACGGCGAGCGCGAAGTGCCCAACATAGACTTCGCTCATGGCGGCCACTAGAGTGCTGCGAAGTCTTGGGCTCGGTACGTTCACCAGCATGGCTTCGATGAGGTCGCCCGCTTCTTCGTAAAGTGAATCCGCCTCGGATATCTTGCCGCTGTTCACCTTGATCGCTGCCGCCGAAGCGAGGTGCCGTGGCAAGACGTACATGTCCACGAGCTTCCTCGCCGCGACGACTGCTTCCGAAGCAGCCTCGTCCGCCTTCTTTGAATCGCCCATTTCGCGATAAATGGCACCCAGGCTGAGCAAGGCAGCAGCTCGGGGACGAGGCATCTCGAATCGTTCAGCCGATCGGACGGCCTCCGTGAGCAACTCCACGGCTGTGGGATAGTCCTTGCTTCTGGCCGCGCTTCCAGCGAGCGCGAGTAGAATGTCCGCACGATATACGTTCATTTCCGTTTCTTCGACGAAGCGGATTGCCCGCTTCAGGAAGTCCTGCGCTTCGCGCGTTCGTCCTAATGCGTTCAGGGCGGAAGCCTTCCCCATGTGTGCCATCAACGGGAAGCGCAGGTCCGGATTCTTTTGCGAGAGGTCCAAGGCTTGGTCGAAGAAGCGGAGGGATCGATCATACTCACCCAGTTCCGACAGACCCACTCCGATGAGCGATAGAGCGCGAATCTGACCCGCAAGGTCGCCCACGGCCGCCGCAGACTGAATCACCTTGGTCATGATCCCGCGGGCCTCCGTGCTCTTGCCTTCCAGAAAAGAGATGATGCCCAGTTCGCCCTGAATTCTCGTAACCCACCGCGTCTCTCCGATAGTGTTGGCCAACTCCAGAGCAGTTCGCCATGTGCCGGCGGAAAGAAGTGGGTCGATACTCAGGTCGATGGTTGCCTTGACGATCAGGCAGCGGAGGCGGACTTGAGGATCGCTGACTACGATGGGGTTTTCGAGTTCCTTCGCCAGTTGCTGACTGACCTCGGGGTAGGAAATCCGATCTGCGTCGGCGCGCAAGCGGCTGATACGGGCAAGGGCGGCATTCCGAAGATCGCCCTTCGCTTCGAACAGAGCTTCCGCCTTTTCGTACAACGGCCGGGACTTTGCCCAGTTGTCCAGCCAGTAGAGCCGCTCCGCTTCAGCGAGCAGGGCGTTCGGATCATCCGATTGTGCGACGAGTATCGGCGGCCACACAGCGAAAACCAAGATCCCGAGACAACAAACAGCTGAGGCAGCCATGCGCCTTGGATTCAGAACGGCCATAAATGTAGTTCCTCCGAGAAAACTCTCTGTTCAGGTCAAAGACTGGCGGCGATCTTGGCCCCCTCCTCCAACTGCAAATCCCTGCCGTCCCAAGCGGCTTCGGGAGAGAATGGCACCTCGAAGTCAGGCTCGATGCCGGTGCCTTCGAAGCACCTTCCTTCCCACGTAATGTAGTTGCTTACCGGGATGGTAAGCCGGTAGTCCTGCTGGATCGGGAAGGAACTCCATCCGTAGAGCCGGCCAGCTGTGCGGGTGCCCACTAACCGTGCCAACCCGTGGTCCTTTGCGAAACCTACGACGATCTCGGCGCCGCTTACGGTGTGCTCGTTCGCCAGCAGTACGACACGGCATTGACACTTGGGAGGCTTCAAGCCCTCGGTGACGACGACGATGGACTTGTCCGCAAACTTGAAGCGAACCGCAAGCCCGATGAGGGCGAGCTTATTCGTCGGAATGCGACGGAACTGTGCCAGTTCCTCCCGGCGATAGCCACGTTCTGCACGCGGACGAGTCAAGCTGTAGCCGACCGGCCTCTTGTCCGGCGTCAAGTAGCTCATTAGCCGCAAATTCGCGGAACCGCCCCCAGGATTCCCACGAAGATCCACCACGAGCGAGCGGCATTCAGCGAGTGTTTGGACGGCGGCGTCGATGTCTCTGGCCATGTCTACCCCGACCAATCCAGGGAATCGAGTGATCTTCAGATAGCCGACGCCATTTTCGAGCAAGGCCGTGCGAACAGAGTTGCGGCGCGCCTCGTCTGGCGGGAGCGCTTGCGGCACGATGCGTTCCTCGTTGCCGTTGCGGCGCCGGATCAGAATCGACGCCGGAGCGCCTGCAGGAAATCGCACTGGCTCCGGTGGCGCTACGGGCTTGTCGTTGACGGCGAGTAGCGTGTCACCCGGCTTGATCTGTGCGGCAAAAGCTGGCCCGTCCTCCTGGACATCTTCAAAGACCCAGGCGCCGTCATGTGGATAAAGCGTGGCCCGAAGCACATGGTGTACAGGAAACTTTGCACGACTGCGATGAAAAAATCCAACCGGCTGGACTGCGAGTTGTTCGAGCAAGTTTTGGACACGTGATTCGAAATCAACCGGGTTGGTGGCTTGCAAGATGCCTTCTCTGGCCAGTTGGACAAGAGTTTGCCAATTGCGGCCATTGAACTTCGGGTCGAAAAACCTTGCCTGAACCGTGGTGGCAATCGCTTCGAGCAGTTGTTCTCGAACCGCTCGTGAGAATTCGGGAGCGTCAGTCGTCATGGGGCCTCCTTGGGGACCAAAGCAATCGGATACTCTCTCCAGGAAGATCCAACCCTTCGAATCGCGAGACTGTAGTTGCCTGGAGCCACAGAGGACAAATCAATTTCCACGCCGAGCACTTCAACATAGTTCTGCAGCGTCGCATTCCCGCTTGATGACACCACGGATTCTCCGGACTTGCGCAGCAGCGCCACATCGTAGCGACCGTCCTCGCTTCCGACGGGCAGGTGGACGGAAAGGGTGACTCTGGCGCATGGCAAAGAGCCCACTTGCGGTCGATCTCCCGCTGCCGGAGAATCGCTCCGCGCCACGCCCAACTTCGTGAGGTCCACGACGGCGGCCACCACGGGAGCTGACCGTTCCGGCAGCTTGGCGATGATCGGCACTGGAGGATTGGGCCGAGCCACATGTGGACGCATCGGCTGTAAGAGTACAACCGCAATCAACACGCCAGCGGCCATGGCTACAGCGCTGTAAAGGATTCGGACGCGCCGCTTATGCTGGGCCCGAAACTCCGAGTAGCTCTTGAAGCACCGCGGACAAACGCCGACGTGATCTACGAGGGAATCAGCATCCGCTAAGCGAATTCGGCGTCTTGCCAGATTCCTCAAATCTGTGCAGGACGGGCATTGAGTTGTGTCGAGTTGCGAGAGGTTTGCCTCAAGCAGCGCGGCGACACTTTGCAGCAGCTGTCGCTCCTCACGCGGAGTGAAGCTTTGATCTGGATCCATCATTTTCATGGTGCGGATGCCTCCTTGCGGGCCCGCTTCTTTTGGGCGGCGGATAGCTCATCCCGTGCCTGCTGAACTCCGTAATAGAACCGTGATTTCGCCTGCTTCTCTGTAACCCCGAGTTGCCCGGCAATTTCTTTCCACGAGAAATCCAGGAGTCGGTAGTTGAGAATGCGGCGAATCGGCTCAGCAGTGAACGGGAGCAGGGCTTGCAGAATCATCCGGTTCTCGAAGAGCTTGAACCAGTCAGCGGCGATCGGCTGGTGGTTGAGTTCGAGGTCGTTGGGGCTGCCTTCGTAGCGGATCCGGCCATTACGCTCAGCCAAGGCCCGGACACGATTTACATATGCAGTCTTGTAGTACGCGGCCAAGTTCGTCAGAACTGCTGGTTCGGCACGGAGGCGCTTGGAAACTTCGATTGCCACGAACTCGACGATCTCAAGAGCGCCGGCACCATCATGCAATTCATTTCTGGCAAATCGAAATGCCCAATGCCAGTTCTCGCTAGCAACCTTTACGACCCTTGCATCCAGCAGTTGCTTGCCCTCTTCATCGTCGCGAAGCCAGAAGGGTGGAATCACTTCCAAGTCGAAGCTATCAGGGCGATTATCGTGGTTTGCTGCCATGAGAACCCCTGCCGACCTTTGGCCGACGTACTAGAGGAATGCCGACTGAGTCTGCCCCTCTACTCAATAGAAGATCCGGGCAGCCCAAAAAGTCCCAAAACTTTTTTCCAGTTACTTGCTAGTCATCCGCGGACTGAATTGTCACTGTAACACTGGCCATCCAACACCGGTTGCGCATGAGAATCGGACCTTTCGCCTGAGTCAGGACTTCTAGTGTTGTGGGCAGCTTATTGGCAAAGTTTGCCGGCGTTGAGCACCACACGGCTGATGTCGCCCTGACTGAGAGGCAGTCGGAGCGCAGGAACGGCAACTGAACAATGTAAAGACTGAACAGGTGGTAGTCATGTCGAAGGGACCTCCCCCCCAGCGCCTTTCTTCCCCCGGGCACTCTGGTTTCCCGACACTCGATGTCCGCGCGCGTCTTCAGGCGCACCCGGAACGAACAGTGACGCTGCGCCAAGTACTCGGAAACGGAGTTTACGTCTCCACAGCCGGTGATCCGGCTAGTCAAGATCTGCTGAAGGGCAATTGGACAGCCGAAGACGATGATCTGTTGCGCTCACAGTACCCACTGGGGAAAAAGGCCGCTATTGCTGCCATCTCGGCAATTCAAGCGCGGCATCCAGGCTTAACCCGGCGCGAGATCGCCAAAAGAGCGCGGGCACTCGGGCTTCGGTGCACGGATGAAGTGCGGCGGCGCGATTGGGATGGCGGTACCGACCTGGTGCTACTGTCGCTGGTTCATCAGCCCAAGGAGATCATCGCCAGGCGCCTCGGGCGATCCGTGGAATCCATCGTGGCGCGGTTGCGCCGGCTGGGGAAGTCGGCTGACTTCTTTGGTGGCTTCAAGGCCAAAGACTTGGCGGGCGTACTTGAGGTATCGGAAGCCGATGTCCGTCGCTGGCAGCGGAATGGGTGGTTGCGGCGGCGGCGTGGTCGCATCACAGAGGCGTCCTTTTCGGCATTCTGCAAGGAGCATTCTGAGGAAATTCCCTTCGGCGTTTTGGCGCCGGAAACCCAGTATTGGCTGGTATCGGTGCATGGCTACCCAAAGGGTTCGCCACAAGCGATGGCGGCCGGCGCTAAGGGCTAACGACGAACTCGTCAGCCTGCTGCAGCCAGACCTGAAAGGGCGGGATCTGAACATGGTCCAGGCAGGCGTCGAAGTACGCCTTGATGCGGATGGTGCGGAGATGGTTCATCGCGGCAGCCTTCACGCGCTGCGAATCTTCGTGCCCGGCCAGAAGGTAAGCTTCCATTGCACTGCGGAACCTTGCCACAGCATCCGCGTCGTTGCTCGGTGGAATCGGATGATTCGTAAGGAAGCTCGGGCAGCGAGATTCGATTTTGTCTTGCAGGGAGCTTTCTTGGTCACCGACTGCCAAAAGCAGAACTGCCCAATAGGAGAAAGCGATTGCCTCAATGGCTTCGTCCAGAGTGGCCGGGGGAATCTCAAAGCTCGGTGCCGGAGCGGTCTTCCACCATTCGGTGAACTCGGGGTAGTGGGTTGGCCGCTTCTCAGACCACTCACTCACGGATCGCTCCATATGCAGCCAGATTTGCTCCGAACGAGGGTCCAGGCCGGAGTAATAGTGGGCCGCCTCGATCCATCCGCCAGCTTTAGACTCTGTGAACACGAACTGCTCGGACCACGCAAGAAGGTCTGTCCACAGCGAACCCAGATCGTGATTGCCCCTTTTGCGCATCCCAGATCCAGGGCAGCGTCCCTCGATGGAGGCAAGCACTGAGTCAGGAATTGAGCCTTCGATCTCAATGATTGCTCGTGTCCAAAGTGAAAACGCCCGGAATTCCAGAACGCGATTAACCTCTGCCGCCAAGCCCCTCCATGAGACTCTCAGCGACTGCTGAAGCATTCGTTCGGAAAGTTCGGTCTGGGAATCACTGCCTCGGTTGGACCGCGCTGATTCGTTCTTGCCCACTCCCATCGAGTATGCATGGCTTTGGGAAAAAGCGGCAATCCCTCGGAGAAAATCGATTCCGATATTACCCACGGACACTACAAGGGATCGACATTTTTTGACCATGGCCGCGAAGGCTGTTCCCGGCGTCAGCAGGCAAATGCGTTAGGCATTCAACTCCCGTCATTGCAGAGGTTTAGCGCCGCCACCGTATCCCTGAGCGGCGCGATGACGAACTGCCGAGCCGTCACGTTTGCCAATTGTTGAAAAAGCGAAGCGTCCCTAGGATGCCAATCAAGACCCCCATTGAGGAGCCGGTTGAGAGGCATGCGAAATTGGACGACATCAGAATCCCGATTGGTTGTTGCATGGGCCAAGGAACCGGAAGACGTGCGACGACCCATTGAAGCGTTGGCGAATGAACTGGAGCGGACTCCGGAGGCAATCAAGGAGTTCCTTCGGCGTAGACTCCCGCGCGACCAGTGGCCGTGGCAGACGAAGCCACGATGGAACCGGCACGAGCGCGATGCGATTGAGCGCGGGCAGAACCCAAATGGCCGCACCCAGGCAGCGTTTCGAAAGCACAAGCAACGAGTTGAGAAGCGAATGGATGAACTGGAGCATCAGCCGCTAACAGTGAAGCAAGTTGCGCACGATATCGGCCGCTCCCGCACGACAGTGCAGCGATTGCTGAAGAGTGGCTACCTTCGTCGGTTCAAGGGAGGAATCGCCGAGTCCTCGTTTGAGGCCTTTCTCCGGGAGCATCCCCACTTTGTACCCTATACAAAGTTGCCGCCGGCCCACAGGGAATGGCTGGTGCTGAATGGGTTCCCAGACCCATCGGCTTCGGTGAAGGTGCCCAGTGTGCGGGGATTGTTGGAGTGAACATTCATGCTTCTCCGTCAATCGACGGATCGCCGACGATCCTGGACGGGATTGGTAAAAACTATGCCGTTTCCCGTGAGTAGACTGAAAGTCATGCGAAGCCTTGGAGCGCTCCTGCTGGTGTCAATGTGCGCATCAGCGCAACCCGGCGACTACAACATCCTTTATTCAAGTGGCTCAGATGTATTCACTCGCGAACCAAACGCTTTACTGGTTGAAGCGGTTCGGAACCGCAAACCGGGACGCGCATTGGACGTCGGAATGGGACAAGGGCGCAATGCGCTCTTCCTTGCCCGGAACGGTTGGGACGTTACCGGGTTCGATTCCGCCGACGAGGGAATTCGGCAAGCCAAATTGGAAGCCGCACGCCTCGCTGTCCGACTCACTGCAGAAGTCAGTACCTTCGAAGCCTTTGATTTCGGCACGGAAAAGTGGGACCTGATCGTCTTGACGTACGAACCGACCAAAGCCATCGCGCCGAGGGTAGCCCAGGCGTTGCGGCCTGGTGGCATTGTCGTTGTGGAAGACAGGCATCTAGACACCAGACGAGTTTGGCCAACCGGAACATTCGGAAACAACGAACTGCTTTCATTATTCAGCGGGCTTCGAGTCATCAAGTACGAGGACGTCTGGGCACGGCCGGATTGGAGTGTCAAGAAACTCGAAGAGCGCCTAGTCAGGCTGGTTGCGGAGAAGCCGCCTCCGAAAGCGGCGGGCTGCATCTGGGAAGGCAGAGCGGTCGCTGCAGGTGCTAGCGTTTGTTGGGACACCGCGTTGTTGCGCTGCGGGGCTGATGGATGGAATTTCACCCGCGAGAAGTGCCCTCGGTGAATCGTGGCGGTTGTGTCATGCCGACCTTCGTTCAAATCGCGTGGTGTTGAGCTATTCATCCCGAACGTTCGATTCGTCAATTGCCGGATCGCCGGACGATAAGGGATTTACTGCTCAATCAAATCTTCGCCGTTTTTCGCGAGTTTGGATTTTCATCTGGCCGAACTACACTAGAATCATGAGCTTTGCCCACGGGTCCTGATGGCACGAGTCCGATTTGTGCTCTGCGGAATTCTGCTATCAAGTGCGATTCTCTCTTGCGACTCCTCACGGGGAACGCGAATGCGGCGCGAGCGTCTCGAGTCGGAGGCACGAGCGTTGGCTGCGTTGAAGCACTTCTCCGGTTCGGTCCTCGTAGCGGAGGGAAACAGCACCCTGCTCGATGCGTCATTTGGCCTCGCCGACTCCGTCTCGGGAGAGGCAAACACGACCAGCACAAAGTTCCGGATCGGATCCATCACCAAGCAATTCACCGCAGTACTAATCGAGCTTCTTCGCGAGGAAGGAACACTGCGGCTTACCGATCCTGTCTCGAAATACATCCAAGGGAGCCCGGTTGCTTGGGCGGGCGTTACGATTCATCAGGCTCTAAACCACACGTCGGGAATTGCCGACTTCACCGACGATCCGAGATTTGAGCAGTGGTCGTCCACCACAAGGACGCCCGCTGAGACCATTGCATTCTTCCGCGAACGACCGCTCGAGTTTCCGTCAGGGAGCAAGTTTCAATACAGCAATTCGAATTACATCCTTCTGGGTGGGGTGGTGGAAACGGCAAGTGGAAGACGATTTGGAGACCTGCTGAGAGAAAAACTCCTGATCCCCTTGCGCATGATTGACTCAGGCTTGGATGAAGGCGACCAACTTGATTTGACCCGCCGGGCAAAGGGACATGTGCTGACGAATGGAGCCCTGCGCCCCAGTCTAAGCCCGGTCTCGGCGGCTTGGGCCGCGGGCGGGATGTATTCTACGACCGGCGACCTGTTGCGGTGGGTGCAAGGCCTCTTCGGACTCCGGGTTGTCTCTGATGAGTCGCTTCGACAAATGACAGGAGCGGGACGAATCGACTACGCTTATGGCTTCGCCTTGTCTGTCTTTCAAGGCGAGCTTCTGGTTTGGCACGACGGCAGTATAGATGGATTCTCAGCGTACCTGAGCTACCTCCCGGCACGAGGCATTACCGTAATCATCCTAAGCAATGTTGAGAACGACGAGGTCGTTGATTCGATGCACTCAGGCCTTCTGGCGGTGGCGCGAGAGTAGGCTCTCCCCTTGTCGCGCAGTGTAGCGCAATGCCGGCCGGATCACGCACGATTCGTCGATTGACCGATCGCCGACGATGGGGGCAAGATCAATAAACACTACTCCGCTGATCATGGGTTGATTGATTCACGGAAACTGCGGAGAAATGGCTCCTTTACAGAGACTCCGGAGTATCTGTTCGCAACCGCATGGAGAGCCCCGGCGAATTCACACGGAGTGATATAGAATCTCTATATCGATGTCCTACAGCTATGACAGAGCCATCTCTTGAGCTCCTTAAAGGTACGCTGGATCTCCTAATCTTGCGGACACTGGAACTGCACCCGATGCACGGCTCCGCCATCGCGGAGCGTATTGCTCAGGTTACGCACGGCGCCTTTCAGGTCAAGGCTGGATCGTTGTTCCCCGCACTTCATCGCCTCGAACAGGAGGGGTCTATCACGGGCAGTTGGCAAGAGTCTGCGTTGGGTCGCCGGGTCCGGACGTATACCCTGACCCCCGACGGCATCAAGCAGTTGTCCGCAGAACAGAAGACCTGGACACGGATTGTTCAGGCAATGACCGCACTCCTGGAGTCAACCTGACATGCGAATCGCCAGAGGGTTGAACCGGCTATTTGCGAACCTGTTTCGCAGACAGGATGCCGATAATTCACTTGACGCCGAAATCAGGGACTATGTGGAGGAACAAACCAAACGGCTTGTTGATTCTGGCATGCCCGCCGACAAAGCGCGACGTCTGGTATTGGTGGAAACAGGAGGGATTGATTCCATCAAGGAAGGTGTCCGGGACGTGTGGATTGGACGAGGAATTAGGACAACGGCTGATGACGTTCGCTTTGCGTGCCGCTGTCTGATGCGAGCACGCGGGTTTGCGACGATTGTGATCGCGACCATGGCGCTCGGAATGGGCGCGACCCTGACGATGTTTAGCCTGATGCGCGGGGTAATGTGGCGCCCGTTGCCTTATCCAGAACCCGACCGAATTGTCACGATTCAAGTTGATGCAAGGAGCGTTGCCAACGCGGGTGCGGCACTTGGCGAAGTGCTCGACTTGAAGGAACGTAGCCATTCTCTCGAACAGGTTTCGATGCTTGACACGGGCACGGCGACGCTCACGTACAGAGGCGAGTCCGAGCGCGTGACGCATGCGGGTGTTTCCGATAATTTTCTTCCATTGCTGGGCGCACGACCGACCCTCGGAAGGCTTCTTGATTCGCGACTCGACAACCCTAAGTCGGCGCCGTCCGCCATTCTCATCAGCGGCGAACTTTGGCGGCGCCGCTTCTCCTCAGATCCCCGCGTCATCGGAAGAACCGTACGGGTTGATGATCAGGACGTGCAAATTGCCGGGGTCCTTGCGGCAGATTTCCGCCTCTTCCTGCCACCGGCCGCCAGCGCCGCAGAGGAAATCGACGTCTGGTTTCCCTTTGCTATGAGTCCGACCCGGCAGTACCGAGGGATCCCCATCCTCGCGCGGCTCAGGACCGGCGCTACTCTCAGTGAAGCGAACGCTGAGTTGCAAACGATCGCGTCTCAGTTTCAACAGGAACATCCGCTGTATTATGCCGGCGCTACAGGATGGCAAGCAGCTCAACTCGATCGCGAATTGAGTAACAGACTCCGGTTTACAGCGGTGCGCTCCAGGAGGCAGTCACACGCGATGCCCGGCCAAAGTTGATTCTGTTAGCGAGCGTCGTTGGATTTGTGCTTTTGTTGGCGTGCGCGAATGTCGCTAACCTTTTATTGGCCAGAGGCACGGTTCGACAGCGGGAATTTGAGATCCGCTCCGCGCTGGGTGCGGGTAGCGTCAGGATTTCCCGGCAACTGCTCACCGAAAGTCTCCTGCTCGCGGTTCGTATCTTCATGCGTTGGTCTGATTCTGGCGCGCTTTG is part of the Bryobacter aggregatus MPL3 genome and encodes:
- a CDS encoding helix-turn-helix domain-containing protein, with translation MRRPIEALANELERTPEAIKEFLRRRLPRDQWPWQTKPRWNRHERDAIERGQNPNGRTQAAFRKHKQRVEKRMDELEHQPLTVKQVAHDIGRSRTTVQRLLKSGYLRRFKGGIAESSFEAFLREHPHFVPYTKLPPAHREWLVLNGFPDPSASVKVPSVRGLLE
- a CDS encoding tyrosine-type recombinase/integrase codes for the protein MSLFKRGKVWWYEFWFAGRRIQESTKATSKSVAKLAEVKRRRELEEGFNSVEDVRHLQIQTLQQVAADYLTSYGLRHKSATFAKYAVGHVVRLLGERMVVDIDERAVTEYQDTRLLEKAAPKSVNEEVGFLLRLLGDRGTIIRNRLKKEKTLKLKVSKSKAKAYSAEEKRKLVQAANEARSPHIRLCIVIAQNTGMRAGEIRHLRWMDINFDNLYLTVGRSKTAAGEGRTIPINPDLQNALLERREWFVARFGSILPDWYLFPGGRSNKLDPTRPVTTLKTAWTNLRKRAGVKGRLHDARHTFITELAESGVGDQTIMDLAGHVSPQMVKHYSHIRMQTKRDAVQQIWLKQQNASTESQATEQPQRESRNKPEARAKQTVRRPPASQDDDR
- a CDS encoding CHAT domain-containing tetratricopeptide repeat protein, with amino-acid sequence MWPPILVAQSDDPNALLAEAERLYWLDNWAKSRPLYEKAEALFEAKGDLRNAALARISRLRADADRISYPEVSQQLAKELENPIVVSDPQVRLRCLIVKATIDLSIDPLLSAGTWRTALELANTIGETRWVTRIQGELGIISFLEGKSTEARGIMTKVIQSAAAVGDLAGQIRALSLIGVGLSELGEYDRSLRFFDQALDLSQKNPDLRFPLMAHMGKASALNALGRTREAQDFLKRAIRFVEETEMNVYRADILLALAGSAARSKDYPTAVELLTEAVRSAERFEMPRPRAAALLSLGAIYREMGDSKKADEAASEAVVAARKLVDMYVLPRHLASAAAIKVNSGKISEADSLYEEAGDLIEAMLVNVPSPRLRSTLVAAMSEVYVGHFALAVEGLKDNQRAFEILERARGRAAADALRSLPTQQSTPQGTKAPAERQIAALQIRLQQAATPRIRKELLNQLALAEEALSPLHFDQHRFNQFLRGDPVSLDALRKTMREDELIVEYVLADPASFAVVISKAAIRIQKLASKATIDGLAQRFHGELKNKESSAAPSGVTLASELLRPIPEILGSKRVILVPDGMLHLTPFDALPSGRTGYLGDQKVISVAPSATVLHLIRTNRPITTQTARLLAVGNVAYPASGPSPNTTRETRGMFDATGSGITALPSTADEIAAIAALAGPKSVVLDGRAATEKALKSQPLRSFSILHLAVHGVADSKFPDRSALVFGSDAAAHEDGLLQVREIESLPLNADLVTLSACDTGAGRIQGQEGVANIVRAFLYAGSRSIVSTLWEVDDTFTAALMKRFYANLAAGRDVSDALRLAKLEMRRRLGPNATPYFWGPFTVVGDGLTRIQFGPQGRGDKPRN
- a CDS encoding sigma-70 family RNA polymerase sigma factor; this encodes MAANHDNRPDSFDLEVIPPFWLRDDEEGKQLLDARVVKVASENWHWAFRFARNELHDGAGALEIVEFVAIEVSKRLRAEPAVLTNLAAYYKTAYVNRVRALAERNGRIRYEGSPNDLELNHQPIAADWFKLFENRMILQALLPFTAEPIRRILNYRLLDFSWKEIAGQLGVTEKQAKSRFYYGVQQARDELSAAQKKRARKEASAP
- a CDS encoding S41 family peptidase; the protein is MTTDAPEFSRAVREQLLEAIATTVQARFFDPKFNGRNWQTLVQLAREGILQATNPVDFESRVQNLLEQLAVQPVGFFHRSRAKFPVHHVLRATLYPHDGAWVFEDVQEDGPAFAAQIKPGDTLLAVNDKPVAPPEPVRFPAGAPASILIRRRNGNEERIVPQALPPDEARRNSVRTALLENGVGYLKITRFPGLVGVDMARDIDAAVQTLAECRSLVVDLRGNPGGGSANLRLMSYLTPDKRPVGYSLTRPRAERGYRREELAQFRRIPTNKLALIGLAVRFKFADKSIVVVTEGLKPPKCQCRVVLLANEHTVSGAEIVVGFAKDHGLARLVGTRTAGRLYGWSSFPIQQDYRLTIPVSNYITWEGRCFEGTGIEPDFEVPFSPEAAWDGRDLQLEEGAKIAASL
- a CDS encoding helix-turn-helix domain-containing protein translates to MSVYFTEREVAQELRVSLASLRRWRVENRGPRYVKVGSLVRYSVRDLEEWLAGLPSGGLSGKKEPQTARPRREKFAS